A genome region from Microplitis mediator isolate UGA2020A chromosome 4, iyMicMedi2.1, whole genome shotgun sequence includes the following:
- the LOC130666550 gene encoding lysosome-associated membrane glycoprotein 5, translated as MAYFFFLSREFLLLWCMFTTAFSGPSTPVVTRKLMDEIYTTVRPIKTIVELNTYRPLSLQIAGNIKTTSVETTTTTTTTTAKTTIRTTTTPRTFDGNEPLYRLDGSNGQACILLQVDALITVKFRTKLGEEQEANIYVPKDATVTGNCDSENFVTMSLKWKAFVLSWSFAKTPGGERWYVDKIELTYNSSDRHFQHIDQPNKTIRLSTGQKHSPTLFPTPVGKSYVCEEEVSIPLSDGKNNAVLLLRDMKLQPFKFKNNEFAAEFSCKLLSARAGRDETAPVAVGSTLAAAVLLTITGYAGWRYFKVKKVKYDTME; from the exons atggcttacttttttttcttatccagagaatttttacttttat GGTGTATGTTTACTACGGCTTTTAGTGGTCCGTCTACACCAGTAGTTACTAGAAAATTAATGGATGAAATTTATACAACTGTTAGGCCAATTAAAACGATTGTTGAATTGAATACGTACAGACCATTATCGTTG caAATAGCTGGTAATATTAAAACGACTAGTGTTGAAACAACGACCACTACTACTACAACAACAGCAAAAACAACAATAAGAACTACGACTACTCCCAGAACATTTGATGGTAATGAACCACTTTATCGATTAGATGGATCTAATGGACAAGCTTGTATTCTTTTACAAGTTGATGCACTTATTACTGTTAAATTTCGCACGAAACTTGGTGAAGAACAAGAAGCTAATATATATGTTCCCAAAGATGCTACTGTTACAGGAAATTGTGATAGTGAAAACTTTGTTACAATGTCGCTTAAATGGAAAGCTTTTGTCTTATCTTGGAGTTTTgctaaa aCACCCGGTGGTGAAAGATGGTACGTTGATAAAATTGAGTTGACTTATAATTCTAGTGATCGCCATTTCCAACATATTGATCAGCCAA aTAAAACAATTAGACTTAGCACTGGACAAAAACATAGTCCAACTCTTTTCCCAACACCAGTTGGAAAGTCATATGTTTGTGAGGAAGAAGTTAGCATTCCCTTAAGTGATGGTAAAAATAATGCTGTTCTTTTATTAag aGATATGAAATTGCAgccatttaaattcaaaaataacgaGTTTGCTGCTGAATTTTCATGTAAACTGTTAAGTGCACGTGCTGGTAGAGATGAAACTGCACCAGTAGCTGTTGGGTCAACTCTTGCTGCTGCTGTACTTTTAACTATTACAGGTTACGCTGGATGGCGATATTTTAAGgtgaaaaaagttaaatatgaTACAATGGAGTaa